A segment of the Streptomyces sp. ITFR-21 genome:
GGGCATCGGTGACGTCATCGTCGCCACCGTCAAGGACGCGATCCCCGGTGGCAACGTGAAGAAGGGCGAGGTCGTCAAGGCCGTCGTCGTGCGCACCGTCAAGGAGCGCCGCCGTGCCGACGGCTCGTACATCCGCTTCGACGAGAACGCGGCCGTCATCCTCAAGAACGATGGCGACCCGCGTGGCACCCGCATTTTCGGCCCCGTCGGCCGTGAGCTGCGCGAGAAGAAGTTCATGAAGATCGTCTCGCTGGCGCCGGAGGTGCTGTAACCGATGAAGATCAAGAAGGGCGACCTGGTCCAGGTCATCACCGGTAAGGACAAGGGCAAGCAGGGCAAGGTCATCGTGGCCTACCCCCGCGAGGACCGGGTCCTGGTCGAGGGCGTCAACCGGGTCAAGAAGCACACCAAGACCGACCAGACCGACCGCGGCACGAAGACCGGCGGCATCGTCACCACCGAGGCGCCGGTCCACGTGAGCAACGTGCAGCTGGTCGTCGAGAAGGACGGGAAGAAGGTCGTGACCCGCGTCGG
Coding sequences within it:
- the rplX gene encoding 50S ribosomal protein L24 produces the protein MKIKKGDLVQVITGKDKGKQGKVIVAYPREDRVLVEGVNRVKKHTKTDQTDRGTKTGGIVTTEAPVHVSNVQLVVEKDGKKVVTRVGFRFDDEGNKIRVAKRTGEDI
- the rplN gene encoding 50S ribosomal protein L14; translated protein: MIQQESRLRVADNTGAKEILCIRVLGGSGRRYAGIGDVIVATVKDAIPGGNVKKGEVVKAVVVRTVKERRRADGSYIRFDENAAVILKNDGDPRGTRIFGPVGRELREKKFMKIVSLAPEVL